The region GCCCGGCATGGTGAAGACCGAGGAGTTCTCTCTCGTGCGCTTCGGCGGCGACCAGGCGAAAGCCGACGCGGTCTACGACAACGTGGCCGACCCGCTCGTCGCGGAAGACATCGCCGAGTCGATCGTGCACGCCGTCGAGCTGCCGTCCCACGTGAACCTCGACCTCGTCACGGTCAAACCCGTCGCCCAGGCCGCGCCGCACAAGGTGATCCGGGGCGGGTTGAAGCCGCGGGCCTAGCCGCCGATCGGAGTCACGGGCAGCGCTTCTTCCGCCTCGACGTCGTCGTCGCCGAACGCGAACCTCGGCACGAGGAACAGCAGCACTGCGGCGAGCAGCGCGCCCGCGCCGCAGACGGCGAACACGGTGAGGTAGCCGGCCAGGCTCGAGGCGCTGCTGCCGACCGCCTGCACGGCGCCCGCGGCGAGCAGCACGGCGAAGACGGATGACGCGAAGGAGCCGCCGATCGTCTTGGTGGTGTTGGTGAGCGCGGTCGCGATGCCGGTCTGCCCGCGCGGCGCCGCGGCCGCCGCGGCGGAGGGTAGCGCCGCGACGAGAGCACCCGACCCGATACCCGCGACGACCATGTTCGTGAACACCTGCGCCGCCGTGTCGTGGAACGGCAGGAAGAGGAAATACCCCGCCGCGACCAGGAACGCCGCGACGATGAGCGTGATGCGCGGCGTCGACAGCCGGGCGCCGACCGGAAAGAGCACGGCACCCACGATGAGCGACACGAGGTAGGCGCCGATCAGGTACGAGATGTTCGACGCGTCGAGCGAGAGGCCGAAACCGTTCTCGGCGCGGTCGGTGCCGGCGAAGGTGGAGAGCGGCGCCTGCGCGCCGAGCAGGCTGATGCCGATGAGGCCGGCGGTGAGCTGCACGGGCCACATGCGCGGCTGCGCCATCACCCGCAGGTCGATCGCGGGGTCGCTCTGCCGCAGTTCGAACCGCCCCCACGGCACGAACACGGCGACGCCGGCGACCATCAGCGCGTAGACCCACCACGTCCCGGGCCCGTTGATGCGCAGG is a window of Conyzicola nivalis DNA encoding:
- a CDS encoding MFS transporter yields the protein MTILSGRAGAVTFGLIGYLFFVELVSGILQGFYVPLIPDLVEHLGIRDADFNWFEAAQLLVAALSVPVLAKLGDMFGHKRILLVSTVLTAGATWWLAFTGDFTSFLVAWSLQAFYTVWLPLEIALIFDRGRRTATAASATRRAAGFLVVALQAGAIVGALAGGRVFTALGGNVTLTLIIPAVAVTLVFFAILFGVPESEPLPGRTLDVVGFSVLSIGLLLITSGLTFLRINGPGTWWVYALMVAGVAVFVPWGRFELRQSDPAIDLRVMAQPRMWPVQLTAGLIGISLLGAQAPLSTFAGTDRAENGFGLSLDASNISYLIGAYLVSLIVGAVLFPVGARLSTPRITLIVAAFLVAAGYFLFLPFHDTAAQVFTNMVVAGIGSGALVAALPSAAAAAAPRGQTGIATALTNTTKTIGGSFASSVFAVLLAAGAVQAVGSSASSLAGYLTVFAVCGAGALLAAVLLFLVPRFAFGDDDVEAEEALPVTPIGG